In a genomic window of Drosophila takahashii strain IR98-3 E-12201 chromosome 3L, DtakHiC1v2, whole genome shotgun sequence:
- the LOC108054135 gene encoding microtubule-associated protein futsch isoform X1, with protein sequence MESKRSKKGRKSRPAQDENPAPQQQQQHHHPWDEVSLPGAGTGPTEQPTILLINGIASDSQLEEKHSKAAALKLALDNNNIEASVPTTPGGSHLLDFESHLIESIADEASGVGIRELTPFEQELQQGTSKVDSNNSEPVIEVEPAGAKTKQPVEISPPTHQIAEVDETAATPSEEVRRTAEQLVDEIEQELLQALSRDVDEAQRVHRDQVQRDRDEISSLSQQVEVQLNELTGILKNKPQAEIVLELPAEEAEEEQKPKPLVAAPNELKLVEVPTPKTEAEEQERKEFIDSLPQIEQNRLQGSEETTDAQKLSADCKREYYQSLKKYLLHSSQEKPPVPLQTYRWEDLKRAKERGGYPWTHLYKRPLGPDEQPEIVLLLRKSQELRFKSESPKSLKKVRYDEQVLVKETERYIQDLSEDEAVATTTDDSSEESSDSETESERDQHNEDALSECISCVSDSVLAVGGHARPRKTNRLAHIRDLIRRRRSGRTHEDAQSLPGNSANPSRQSSVHELAPPPGSLIPSTDKPPKSSKPKQGFDIMKKLKSLAERQKKRLNIKRISLKKEDKIVLGEQQKIMKLKASPKSDRGEIPHFIEKQDSDEILELVEYDESPCRKRTKEELLEDQPSGSGRVPEPEEIIELPVVKTETEAPTLEVTEPAEEKLEQKDEKESEAEEDPPKKTPRIRREHVYEEIGQAGAQELVEQPLLELDALKKSLTRQDNLAIDEIEAAKAVPLDRMGSSEEEQVTAGKPGALLAPISSIDSTSSDEERARLAQLSPVTEESDEPMEVTTDLRPSLKKEASPAPSDKKVTFSHTEDEAEPHREDVELPEDVLEAATNAARWKNESDHEYEPVGVTPAHESSPALGPPSELQLPMEIDAPLSSAGTTPRTESRTDYEIHTSQVDSSALEELPLQPENRRKGFMASAQDRTKKMQDGIREQAGKLRTRLQTKPKPKPISGSPKAKAKERRRFKAPEFSKIKMPEIKRPDMSKLKDLKRPEFTKFNKPDMSKFKLPEKLSTLKLRRSKSFKENEGEVLSDETPEGTGATASPTQTQPTPKKKFEFNFGTYPRAFRKKKPVEEPIPVATESSLGTEGLSVIPSTETQPSQTSTSSPQGDRGPGPVRSRWADKFSDVSYNDSEGSRYRRYGSELESFDRESSLERRMKEDLEGTEDTASEAQPPAEMGILGVVADSKQFAEFDEENRAIHEISSKRSREFKRRPMVHQDSDLRSEDSRDAEGWTEKDIQKNKLLRKAELEAEAGFYKFHDLQDAQSTASSGKKVVMEPIDDDEFFLRKRGISEDNIQLRQYISEAIREGYDMPNALKHVGYSAEQVPAEYGDYDVPPAKPRRLHRNYQPDFDSQEFQRSDYGDDLSMSQNGSEFTPKRPLRKARSRSKYSIEGSQDIIPQDGGSSIQYFDDDEEYLRPPVRDQPVTESEQALNNLDFGGKAAAMIQEEMERERELEEQQERQKPRPQAPRRQKKRTRDDASVDKDADSFINGFGGRSVSNTFLQPHEDVIVYRTEHEYRHIPLATPDRFTDATSARTQRSEDDRTSRGADSMILDGHTKFRPEGDDNEDVGPRTKSDEKFVIDMLESDGYAVVRKEPLPKPTPPARRKKFTRSPGERFATLPSIRGSRGSPPPARPPPPQQYVPTEDSPLVPRRRSAASLDEIPLMIKSNYEKEQPQEEDDYEEPGALERSNLQSGAVINKMKFRPLPPPPRPPREKRSTRAGSQTLDSYEDSEQVASSSQADSYDQGEFEVEVSTQTDPLPDDFVCEEFEITEDMKIIEPRRSNGSGNKTLEDLLRSVEAAQQQVDEVDGGRVLSEDEQLAKGLQRFRDANQRSMSERSRASSQADRSKSLSRPQTPSSAVIIERRVPTPSLIAGEDLDSATVQASLIVRPISAADLIDDDLRREEEELRREGLLSDSSVQSKSDVEDDEHGEVALSDYAASSADLDAAVERLQQAQLESDFESRLEDDEVERTLRDSEYEEEKYSEQEEEQEIEQLEKELTEQELEEALEKELQEAMEKELSDYRQKEKDQEQEQTFSEEELAASEIDYHQSEEEQATSEVDYHASEEEQPLSEEEHTEILAVEEPMEKSTASQPTEAEVELKFVATLPTEPEEEALEEAPLPPPRRKSTTALEPIASSVLTIAEQSSREVTPVQTVQSPPEAQFPSRLAELEVERLRVHALQAGQIQVSQLHGAQIKADELECKSGQLVVQNIELPPGFIDDIVERVREQRPCLLTTETQTSRQASSEPASSEKEQPVKPPRHSKTTEQSPPLANLDEQTQTEAGLLPLPPPPAAYPSVEYLQSLAPLAFYNLQRSAEAEQAEALQPSDRKAPHKCRRRHVQEHIEPESGSELEEQLVERPRSRSRRSRTRSATQPLEEDYDEDQPKTVVQAGRQFISACSLELVNIINQLTHYVRGEAVEPQQAPRNVSALMVLFILITFGVLVFLLTGRQVHTHHWDYFNPPGNEHGRQT encoded by the exons TGTCGCTACCTGGCGCTGGAACTGGCCCCACTGAGCAGCCGACCATACTCCTGATCAACGGCATCGCCAGCGATTCCCAGCTAGAGGAGAAGCACTCTAAAGCAGCCGCCTTGAAACTTGCCCTCGATAACAACAACATCGAGGCATCAGTGCCCACCACTCCCGGTGGCTCCCATCTCCTGGACTTCGAGTCCCATCTCATCGAGAGCATCGCGGACGAGGCCAGTGGCGTGGGCATCCGGGAACTGACCCCCTTCGAGCAGGAACTCCAGCAGGGCACCTCGAAAGTGGACTCGAATAACTCGGAACCTGTGATCGAGGTAGAACCAGCTGGTGCCAAGACCAAACAGCCCGTGGAAATCTCACCGCCGACTCACCAAATCGCCGAGGTCGACGAGACGGCGGCCACTCCGTCGGAGGAAGTACGTCGCACCGCCGAGCAGTTGGTGGATGAGATCGAACAGGAGCTGCTGCAGGCACTTAGCCGGGATGTAGACGAGGCGCAGCGGGTGCACAGAGATCAGGTCCAGCGGGATCGCGACGAGATCAGCTCACTCAGCCAACAGGTGGAGGTGCAGCTAAACGAACTGACCGGCATCCTGAAGAACAAGCCCCAGGCGGAGATTGTCTTGGAACTGCCGGCGGaagaggcggaggaggagcaaaAGCCCAAGCCACTGGTGGCAGCACCCAATGAACTGAAGCTCGTAGAGGTTCCCACTCCGAAAACCGAGGCCGAGGAGCAGGAACGCAAGGAGTTCATCGACTCACTGCCCCAGATCGAACAGAATCGCCTGCAGGGATCGGAGGAGACCACCGATGCCCAGAAGCTGTCGGCGGACTGCAAAAGGGAGTACTACCAATCCCTGAAGAAGTACCTCCTGCATAGCAGCCAGGAGAAGCCACCAGTGCCCCTGCAAACATATCGCTGGGAGGATCTGAAGAGAGCCAAAGAAAGG GGTGGCTATCCTTGGACACACCTGTACAAACGCCCCCTTGGACCCGACGAGCAGCCGGAGATTGTGCTGCTCCTGCGAAAGTCCCAGGAACTGCGCTTCAAGTCCGAGTCGCCCAAGTCCCTGAAGAAGGTGCGCTACGACGAGCAGGTGCTGGTGAAGGAGACCGAGCGCTACATCCAGGATCTCTCGGAGGACGAGGCGGTAGCCACCACCACCGACGACAGCAGCGAGGAGTCCTCCGATTCGGAGACCGAGTCGGAGCGGGATCAGCACAACGAAGACGCCCTCAGCGAGTGCATCTCCTGCGTTTCCGACTCCGTGCTGGCAGTTGGAGGTCACGCCCGACCACGTAAGACCAATCGCTTGGCCCACATTCGTGACCTGATCCGGCGCAGGCGCAGCGGACGCACCCACGAGGACGCCCAGTCACTGCCCGGAAACTCGGCGAATCCCAGTCGACAGAGCAGCGTTCACGAGCTTGCCCCGCCGCCGGGATCCCTAATCCCGAGCACCGACAAGCCTCCGAAGTCCAGCAAACCCAAGCAGGGCTTCGACATCATGAAGAAGCTGAAGAGCCTGGCCGAGCGCCAGAAGAAGCGGCTGAACATCAAGAGGATCTCCCTGAAGAAGGAGGACAAGATCGTTCTGGGCGAGCAGCAGAAGATCATGAAGCTAAAGGCCTCACCAAAGTCCGATCGCGGCGAGATTCCCCACTTCATCGAGAAGCAGGACTCTGACGAGATCCTGGAGCTGGTGGAGTACGATGAGTCGCCCTGCCGCAAGCGCACCAAGGAGGAGCTGCTGGAGGATCAGCCCAGTGGAAGTGGAAGAGTGCCGGAACCCGAGGAGATCATCGAACTGCCGGTGGTCAAGACTGAGACAGAGGCTCCCACACTGGAGGTCACCGAACCGGCGGAGGAAAAGCTGGAACAGAAAGACGAAAAAGAGTCAGAAGCCGAGGAGGACCCGCCCAAGAAGACACCTCGCATCCGGCGTGAGCATGTCTACGAGGAGATTGGCCAGGCTGGAGCCCAGGAACTGGTGGAACAGCCCCTCCTGGAGCTGGACGCTCTCAAGAAGTCTCTGACGCGTCAGGATAATCTCGCCATCGATGAAATTGAGGCAGCCAAGGCGGTGCCTCTGGATCGCATGGGCAGCAGTGAGGAGGAGCAGGTGACCGCCGGCAAGCCGGGCGCCCTGTTGGCCCCCATCTCCTCCATAGACTCCACCTCTTCGGATGAGGAGCGTGCCCGACTGGCGCAGCTATCTCCCGTTACCGAGGAGAGTGATGAACCCATGGAAGTCACTACAGATCTGCGTCCTTCCCTCAAGAAGGAGGCCTCGCCGGCGCCCTCGGACAAGAAGGTGACCTTCTCGCACACCGAGGACGAAGCGGAACCACATCGCGAGGATGTCGAGCTGCCCGAGGACGTCCTGGAGGCGGCCACCAATGCGGCCAGGTGGAAGAACGAGAG TGATCATGAATACGAGCCCGTGGGCGTGACGCCGGCGCACGAATCCTCGCCAGCACTTGGCCCCCCAAGCGAACTGCAGCTGCCCATGGAGATCGATGCCCCGCTCAGTTCGGCTGGCACCACGCCGCGCACCGAATCTCGCACCGACTACGAAATCCACACCAGCCAGGTGGACTCGAGCGCCCTGGAGGAGCTGCCGCTGCAGCCGGAGAACCGACGCAAGGGCTTCATGGCCTCGGCCCAGGATCGCACCAAGAAGATGCAGGATGGCATTCGTGAGCAGGCGGGAAAACTGCGAACCCGTCTTCAAACGaagccgaaaccgaaacccatTTCGGGAAGCCCGAAAGCAAAGGCCAAGGAGCGACGACGCTTCAAGGCTCCCGAGTTCTCCAAGATCAAGATGCCCGAGATCAAGCGACCCGACATGTCCAAGCTGAAGGATCTAAAGCGTCCCGAGTTCACCAAGTTTAACAAGCCGGACATGTCCAAGTTCAAGTTGCCGGAGAAGTTGTCCACCCTGAAACTGCGTCGCAGCAAGAGTTTCAAGGAGAACGAGGGTGAAGTGCTTTCGGATGAGACACCAGAAGGCACCGGAGCCACTGCATCACCCACTCAGACTCAGCCGACGCCCAAGAAGAAGTTCGAGTTCAACTTTGGCACCTATCCACGTGCCTTCCGGAAGAAGAAGCCCGTGGAGGAGCCAATTCCGGTGGCCACGGAGTCATCACTGGGCACAGAGGGTTTGAGTGTGATTCCCAGCACGGAGACGCAGCCATCGCAGACCTCGACCAGTTCTCCTCAGGGAGATCGCGGTCCCGGACCCGTTCGCTCCCGCTGGGCGGACAAGTTCTCGGATGTGAGCTACAACGACAGCGAGGGATCGCGGTATCGGCGGTATGGCAGCGAGCTGGAGAGCTTCGACCGGGAATCCTCGCTGGAGCGACGCATGAAGGAGGATCTCGAGGGCACCGAGGACACGGCCAGCGAGGCCCAGCCGCCAGCGGAGATGGGCATCCTGGGCGTGGTGGCCGATAGCAAACAGTTTGCCGAATTCGATGAGGAGAACCGCGCCATCCACGAGATCTCGAGCAAGAGATCGCGGGAGTTCAAGCGCCGGCCAATGGTGCATCAGGATTCGGATTTGCGCTCGGAGGATAGCCGAGATGCCGAGGGCTGGACGGAGAAGGATATACAGAAGAACAAGCTGCTCCGGAAGGCAGAATTGGAGGCGGAGGCGGGATTCTACAAGTTCCACGACCTGCAGGATGCCCAGTCCACCGCCAGCTCTGGCAAGAAGGTAGTCATGGAGCCCATCGATGACGACGAGTTCTTCCTGCGCAAGCGCGGCATCTCCGAGGACAACATCCAGTTGCGTCAGTACATCAGCGAGGCCATTCGCGAGGGCTACGACATGCCGAATGCCCTGAAGCATGTCGGTTATTCCGCCGAGCAGGTTCCGGCGGAATACGGCGACTACGATGTTCCGCCGGCCAAGCCACGTCGTCTGCATCGCAACTACCAGCCGGACTTTGACTCCCAGGAGTTCCAGCGCAGCGACTACGGCGACGATCTCTCGATGTCACAAAATGGCAGTGAATTCACTCCAAAGCGACCGCTGCGCAAGGCCCGCAGTCGCAGCAAATACTCGATTGAGGGCAGCCAGGATATCATCCCCCAGGATGGCGGCAGCAGCATTCAGTActtcgacgacgacgaggagtaCCTCCGACCTCCGGTCAGGGATCAACCGGTCACGGAGTCCGAGCAGGCACTCAACAACCTCGATTTCGGCGGCAAGGCAGCGGCGATGATTCAGGAGGAGATggagcgggagcgggagctggaggagcagcaggagcgaCAGAAGCCCCGTCCGCAGGCACCGAGGCGCCAGAAGAAACGCACAAGGGACGACGCATCCGTCGACAAGGATGCCGACTCCTTCATCAATGGCTTCGGTGGTAGATCAGTATCGAACACCTTTTTGCAGCCACACGAAGAT gtaattgttTATCGCACTGAACACGAATATCGTCACATACCGCTAGCCACGCCGGATAGATTTACGGACGCCACGTCGGCGCGCACGCAGCGCTCCGAGGACGACCGCACTTCACGCGGTGCCGACTCCATGATTCTGGACGGGCACACGAAGTTCCGGCCCGAGGGGGATGACAACGAGGATGTGGGGCCAAGGACAAAGAGCGACGAGAAATTCGTCATCGACATGCTGGAGAGCGATGG CTACGCGGTGGTCCGCAAGGAGCCGCTCCCGAAGCCCACGCCGCCGGCGCGCCGGAAGAAGTTCACCCGATCGCCGGGCGAGCGGTTCGCCACGTTGCCCAGCATCCGTGGCTCTCGGGGATCCCCGCCACCGGCaagaccaccaccaccacagcaGTACGTGCCCACGGAGGACTCGCCGCTGGTGCCGCGCCGCCGATCCGCGGCCAGTCTGGACGAGATTCCCCTGATGATCAAGTCGAA CTACGAGAAGGAGCAGCCCCAGGAGGAGGATGACTACGAGGAGCCGGGGGCCTTGGAACGCAGCAATCTGCAGTCGGGCGCGGTGATCAACAAGATGAAGTTCCgcccgctgccgccgccaccTCGTCCTCCGCGCGAGAAGCGATCCACGAGGGCCGGAAGCCAGACCCTGGACAGCTACGAGGACAGCGAGCAGGTGGCCAGCTCCAGCCAGGCGGATAGCTACGACCAGGGTGAGTTCGAGGTGGAGGTGTCCACCCAGACGGATCCCCTGCCCGATGACTTTGTGTGCGAGGAGTTCGAGATCACCGAGGACATGAAGATCATCGAGCCGCGACGCTCCAATGGTTCGGGCAACAAGACCCTGGAGGATCTCTTGCGCAGCGTGGAGGCAGCCCAGCAGCAGGTGGACGAGGTGGACGGCGGACGAGTTCTCTCCGAGGACGAGCAGCTGGCCAAGGGACTACAGAGATTCCGGGACGCCAACCAGCGCAGCATGTCGGAGCGATCTCGTGCCTCCTCGCAGGCGGATCGTTCCAAGTCGCTGAGTCGTCCGCAGACGCCTTCATCGGCGGTCATAATCGAGCGACGTGTGCCCACGCCCAGTCTAATTGCTGGCGAGGATCTGGATTCGGCGACAGTGCAGGCCTCGCTGATTGTGCGACCCATAAGTGCCGCCGATCTGATAGACGACGATCTGCGgcgcgaggaggaggaactgCGTCGCGAGGGCCTGCTCTCGGACAGCTCGGTGCAGAGTAAATCCGATGTGGAGGACGACGAGCACGGCGAGGTGGCCCTGAGTGACTATGCCGCCAGTTCGGCGGACTTGGATGCGGCGGTGGAGCGGCTGCAGCAGGCTCAGCTGGAGAGCGACTTCGAGAGCCGGCTGGAGGATGATGAGGTGGAGCGAACGCTCAGGGACAGTGAGTACGAGGAGGAGAAGTATTCGGAACAGGAAGAGGAGCAGGAGATAGAGCAACTGGAAAAGGAGCTCACTGAGCAGGAACTGGAGGAGGCTCTGGAAAAGGAGCTACAGGAAGCCATGGAGAAGGAGCTGTCTGATTACCGTCAGAAGGAGAAggatcaggagcaggagcagaccTTCTCCGAGGAGGAACTGGCTGCCTCCGAGATCGATTACCACCAATCTGAAGAGGAGCAGGCCACCTCCGAGGTGGATTACCATGCCTCTGAGGAAGAGCAGCCTCTTTCCGAGGAGGAGCACACCGAAATCCTGGCTGTTGAGGAGCCAATGGAGAAGTCCACTGCTAGCCAACCCACCGAGGCCGAAGTTGAGCTCAAATTTGTGGCCACTTTGCCCACCGAACCCGAGGAGGAGGCTCTGGAGGAGGCACCTCTGCCACCGCCACGCCGCAAATCCACCACCGCCCTGGAGCCCATTGCCTCCTCCGTTCTGACCATTGCCGAGCAGTCCAGCCGCGAAGTTACGCCCGTTCAAACGGTGCAATCCCCACCAGAAGCACAGTTCCCCAGTCGCCTGGCTGAATTGGAGGTGGAACGACTGCGAGTCCATGCCCTGCAGGCTGGCCAGATCCAAGTGTCCCAGCTCCATGGCGCTCAGATTAAAGCAGACGAACTGGAGTGCAAGTCTGGGCAATTGGTGGTGCAAAATATCGAACTGCCTCCCGGATTCATTGACGATATTGTGGAGCGGGTGCGGGAGCAGCGTCCCTGCCTGCTGACCACTGAAACCCAGACCAGCCGGCAGGCCAGTAGCGAACCCGCCTCCTCCGAGAAGGAGCAGCCGGTGAAGCCACCACGTCACAGCAAGACCACCGAGCAATCGCCACCGCTGGCCAATCTGGACGAGCAGACCCAGACGGAAGCGGGTCTGCTGCCACTGCCTCCACCGCCGGCGGCTTATCCCAGTGTGGAGTACCTCCAGTCCCTCGCTCCACTGGCCTTCTACAACCTCCAGCGCAGCGCCGAAGCGGAGCAAGCGGAGGCCCTTCAACCATCCGATCGAAAGGCACCGCACAAATGCCGCCGTCGTCATGTCCAGGAGCACATCGAACCCGAATCCGGTTCCGAGTTGGAGGAGCAGCTGGTGGAGCGACCCAGATCGCGATCACGTCGCTCCCGCACCCGCAGTGCCACCCAGCCGCTGGAGGAGGACTACGACGAGGATCAGCCCAAGACGGTCGTCCAGGCAGGCCGGCAGTTCATCTCCGCCTGCAGCCTGGAGCTGGTGAACATCATCAACCAGCTGACGCACTACGTCCGCGGCGAGGCGGTGGAGCCACAACAGGCGCCACGCAACGTGTCCGCTTTGATGGTTCTCTTCATCCTGATCACTTTCGGAGTGCTGGTATTCCTGCTAACCGGGCGACAGGTGCACACGCACCATTGGGACTACTTTAATCCGCCCGGAAACGAGCATGGCCGGCAGACGTGA